AGCTACGCAACGTGAAGATGGGCAAATAACCCACCTTCGAGACAATTTTGGCTCTGCGGCTTGACAGTTAAAGGACTTACGCGTACAGCGTACGGACGAAACAAAGTTACTCGATCTAGGTGCAGTTAGCTTGTTCGCAGAGTATCATCTTTCTATTTCCACAATGAAATCCCCCCTCCCCCCCACACGGTCATAACATACAGCGATATTCAATCATAGAAAAGAGAGGAGAGGACGCGCTATGTTATATTAACAGTGAGAGGCGAAATCCCTCGCAAATTGGCCTGGTGAATACTGTGAAAGACAGTGAGTAAAACCCTATGTCCGGGTTAATTTAGAGGTAGTCACTTCCAGTGACTGTGATAATGCGATGTTGTGGTGCTTCTTTCGTTTGGAACCCCTCACTGCAGCGAAGAAACAGAAAAGCGCTCTTGCCGTCCTAGGCCAACACTTGGACTTGCTGCTTCTGGTTGAACCCGTCGACCAAATTCGCAGGATGCCGCTCGATGTCGACGAATGCCTTGAAACTCTTAAGTCGGGTGAGTGCGTTTCCGAGAATTCGCTCAAGCTGCTCTGTCAGGGCGTTTCGGAATTGTTGACCGAAGAATCAAACGTCCAGCCCGTCCTCAGCCCCGTGACGATTGTTGGCGATTTACATGGCCAAGTATTCGATCTGCTGAATCTCCTCAAAGTTGGCGGGTGGCCTCCAGACACACGCTATATTTTCCTTGGAGACTTCGTTGATCGTGGACACAATTCTGTCGAAACCTTGTCTCTCTTATTGGCCCTCAAACTCAAATATCCGGGGCATATTACTTTGCTGCGAGGAAACCACGAATCTCGGCAAGTGACACAAGTTTACGGCTTTTACGATGAATGCTTGCGAAAATACGGAAACGCGTCGCCTTGGCGGCACTGTGTTACATGCTTTGATACCTTTGGTATAGCCGCGCTGATTGACGAACAGGTGCTTTGTGTGCATGGTGGCCTGTCGCCAGATGTCCGTACATTGGATCAAGTAAGAGCAATTGACAGAAATCAAGAAATCCCGCACGAGGGAGCCTTCTGTGATTTAGTTTGGAGCGATCCGGAAGACATTAGTGTTGCTTGGCAAATGTCACCCCGGGGTGCTGGGTATCTTTTTGGCAAGCGTGTAACGGACGAGTTCCACGAAGTAAATGGGCTTCAGTTGATAGCTAGAGCGCATCAGCTTGTCATGGAAGGGAGAAAGTATCATTTTGATGATCGCCTAGTAACAGTTTGGAGTGCACCGAATTATTGCTACAGATGTGGAAACGTGGCCGCTATCCTGGAAATTGGTGGCAAGCCTGGAAACGATACTGAAGGCTTTGAAGGAAGCATTCCGCAGAGATTTCAGTTTTTCCGCGAAACAGAAGTGTCTATGCATGGACCAAAAGGCGAAGAGAGAGCCCAGTTGGTTCCGTATTTCCTGTAGTTACAGTAGCTAACTGTTACTGTCAAATTGGTCACTCGTAAAGTGGTTCATAGCTAGGgatgtttccttttccatcgcaGTCTACGCATTTTAGCACTTGCTCCCCTTTGCATCGAAAGCAAAATCTCGCGTCCCTCAGTGGACCGCGATCGGCTCTTTGGATCTCCTCCAAGGTCGTCCATCCTTTTCGCCACAAGCCTTTGTTCTTGAGCTCGTTAAGAGATATCCATGAGTCCTTCACATTCCCGCAAATGTTGATGATGCGACATTCCAGAGTTTCCTTTCTGGTGGAGCCCCTAGTCTCCACGATTGTGTGTTGGCGGTGTCCGTTCCGGATTTCCACCGAGGTCCATTTGCTACCAATCAGCCGAGAGGCTTGTATCGTGTTTGTTTCGCGTTGGCCCGTTTGTCGAATAACACCTCGGCCTTCACAGACTGTACAGCGTACCACCCCACGGCCGCGACAGCATTCGCAGGAACGAGGAGGCCGATTGAAGCGAATGGGACCATAGGGTGTGTCAACCCGAGCAGGAGTAGGTTCACGAAGTGCTTTGCGTTTTTCGCGGCGGATTTTTTTCCCGCGTAGTCCCATGAGTAGGCATGTTGATTCTCGAGTCGCAGCCTTATGCATGGTAGAAGGATATGGACCGGATCTTTTTGGCCAAAGTTGGGAATGGAGTACCCATCCTTCCGTTATTTTCTGCACTGCAAGGAGCGACAATAAATACACCAGCATCGGAGGCTTCCGTGTTATGTGAGGACGCATGATTACTTACGATTGCTGCTGAAAGAGGGCGGCCGAATTATTGCTCTATTCATCTTATTTTAACGGCCTCTCTTTTACTGGAAAGgtcttaactgtaaaaaggTTTTTCTAATGATATTCATCGCCATGGTGGTGGCGCACATGGTGGTGTTCCGTGTCAAAAGTCGTGGTCAGGTTTCTTCCGCCCCATCCAATCTGATTTAAAGTTTTGAATGTTTCCTGTTTTCTTTGAACCTTCATCTTTATATTTAGGAAATGTATGTTTAAATTCAAACGAATTTATGCTTttactctagctagctactcTTTAGAGCTCCCTTAATCTCGAACGAGAGGGCTGTGGCTGTTTTCGGAAAACGGATTTTCAACAGAGATGAGAAGAATTTCGAGTAGAGTTTACTGTCTGTGATGTAGATAGCATACATCACAGAAATCGAGTAGTCACATAGGAAGGTCTGTAAACCTTtccttttttggaagacagCATCTTGACAAGAGGTCGTTATAAGCAAGGACATCCATGGCATGGCGGTTGCCAGAACATGCAGATTGAAAAATGTCGCCTCCGTAGTTAGTGTCCTTTGCGTCTTCTATGTACTTTCCTTGGCGCTACTCTTGTTCAGAGTCAATCCAGTTACCTATCTGCAAAGCCGACAAGAGGCAATGCAATTGGACAAACTGGCAGCgccttcttccaaaaagcgtTTTGCTATCCGTACGAAACAAAACTCTTTACACAATTCCTCTCAAATTGATTTTTCTACGTTTGTTTCAACCTACAAAGAGAGGTCTGTATATGATTGGGACATTTTGCTACGAGATTACGATCCCGCTTTGTCCACATCATGGACATGTGGAAGGCCGGATTCTACCAGTCGAATGACCAAATTGATTTTTATACACGTTTACAAAACAGCTGGGACAACctttcgctttcttttctACATCTATGCACAGCGCTGCCGTGCAGGCTATGCGGCACTAATGGGTTGTTCCGGTCTCTCTCCAGATTTGACGAAGCAGGAAGGTCAGTGGACTAATGGTTTCGGGCGACGCTCTAAGAATTGTGCAATTGAACGGTCTCGTACTCGTGAAGGCCAGGAAAGTGGGTTTCTGTATATGAACGCTACGTATTTGAAAAATGAAATAGATATGTTGATCGGCCATCTACCAATCGGCGCGCACATGCACTGGGAAGATCAGTACAGCTCGAGGATCGTCAATGCCCAATATATCTCTTTTGTACGTCAGCCGCTTCAGAAATATGTAAGCGGAGTCATTTACTCGACTAAAAGAAAATCTTGGAGTGTAGAAGAGACTGCGACGGAGATTGTCAGCCAAGTCCGACATGCGAGGGCGAAGAACAAGTACTATGAAGGATATTCTGCCTACTTTTTGACACCGTTGCAAAAGAGTGAAGTTTACCCACAGAAAGGGGAAAAACCGCCATTGGAATATCGAGTGCAACTGATTTTATCAAATCTTGTTGAATTCAAGGTGGTAGTTGGAGTTGTTGAACACATGTCCCATAGCCTCGATCTGCTTCGACATGTTCTTGATTCCAGCGGTGAATTGGAAAATCTGTTCCAATCTGTTGATACATTTTCTGTACGAAATACGACTGCCAAAGCCTTGGAGGACACATCTACAATAGTTCTCAACAAATCTTCGATTTCGACATCGTCTGTTATCGAGCACATACGAAAGGATAGCGACGGGTTGGCACGTCTTCAAGAGTTTCTACGATACGATCAGATGATTTATGATTTTGCTACGGAGTTGCATCGGCGACAGCATAAATGGCTTCAACATACTCGCAAGAAAAGTTGATGAAAAGCTCACAAACGCGTTGCAAAAGATATCTAGTAGATACTTTGCCGGGGCACCAAAGTATTAACTGTGACAACATCGAATAGAGGTAGTGTGCTCAAGAGACGTTGGATATTTTCAATGATCAGTTGTTGAAAAGTAAGGATGATTCGCAAAGAGCTTCATGAATGCTTGAGGGGAAAACCTCTGCTTTTATTATATGTGCAAAGCTGGTCCTCTGTCGTCGATCGATGTTGCCGAATACGGGTGCTCCTGAAACAGCCGTAGCTCCTTTGAACGGTCTAGATCGCACGAATCGCTTTCATAGTCGAATAAAGTCTTGCACGACGAAAACATTTTCTATGAGATTGCGGAAGCCATTATCCTCTTTCTTCCTCTGGATGACCCACCATGCACTGTTGGGAATGGCGTGCACCGTTGCCCTCATGATCGCTCACATTTGCGGCCGGTCATTGACACGAGATTCAGCTTTCTGTGGATACACCAGTCCAAGACAATATAGTGATAAAATCACCAAATTTGAATGCATCAGTATCGAGAGTTGAAATCATCTGTTTAATCGCCAACCTTAAATTCCTTGCAGGTACGGCTGGAATCAGCATCGGTGTCGACCGTCTCGTTGTTCAGCGCTTCTCGCATACACATAGTCTTCGGAACTAACACTACTAGAATGAACTACTTGCGGTCAGTAGAATATGAGAAGAATCTCTCAAAGCTAGGGAAGGGATCAtgtctccttttctttttataATGTTCCATCTCGTGTTTTCAGGAACACAAAGGAGTGAACTCAACGCCTGATTTGTGCGTAGACCAATGCCTGGTTTATGAGGTGTAGGCAGACTTTCGCAAGTCCTCGCTGCCCACTAGCGT
This is a stretch of genomic DNA from Phaeodactylum tricornutum CCAP 1055/1 chromosome 17, whole genome shotgun sequence. It encodes these proteins:
- a CDS encoding predicted protein produces the protein MPLDVDECLETLKSGECVSENSLKLLCQGVSELLTEESNVQPVLSPVTIVGDLHGQVFDLLNLLKVGGWPPDTRYIFLGDFVDRGHNSVETLSLLLALKLKYPGHITLLRGNHESRQVTQVYGFYDECLRKYGNASPWRHCVTCFDTFGIAALIDEQVLCVHGGLSPDVRTLDQVRAIDRNQEIPHEGAFCDLVWSDPEDISVAWQMSPRGAGYLFGKRVTDEFHEVNGLQLIARAHQLVMEGRKYHFDDRLVTVWSAPNYCYRCGNVAAILEIGGKPGNDTEGFEGSIPQRFQFFRETEVSMHGPKGEERAQLVPYFL